A genomic stretch from Persephonella sp. includes:
- a CDS encoding tetratricopeptide repeat protein has translation MASLNVLQLIEKAKLAYESENYEMAQVYLDEALLQSPDVPEVHFWRGKVATKDLNDEVVETAIGDFTQAVELKPDYWEAYFERGKVYLYFERLNEAEEDFKKVTQLNPTFKDVYSYLAQIEIQRGNDDKAMEYLNKITKGGDYKYYYNLGKIMLNAKNYQLAIQNFSKALEENKYLVDAYYLRSKAYEALGSYREALEDLKKAAMLTPEEKKFFTDMAKVYFKKAMKYADEGDIRKAADLFVEGLKINYNLKIEPEYEKILEEAAKDAIKNGEYQEAVTYLEFAERVIDNRCVDEQLSFEECLKRKNEINSLMKQAEKGLPLKERILKKLNDIYAK, from the coding sequence ATGGCTTCTTTAAATGTTTTACAGCTCATTGAGAAAGCAAAATTAGCATACGAAAGTGAAAATTACGAGATGGCTCAGGTTTATCTTGATGAAGCCCTTCTTCAAAGTCCCGATGTTCCGGAAGTGCATTTCTGGAGGGGGAAAGTTGCAACAAAAGACCTAAACGACGAAGTGGTTGAGACAGCCATAGGGGATTTTACTCAGGCTGTAGAGCTTAAGCCTGACTACTGGGAAGCCTATTTTGAAAGGGGAAAGGTTTATCTATACTTTGAAAGGCTGAATGAAGCTGAAGAAGATTTTAAGAAGGTTACACAGCTTAACCCAACCTTTAAAGATGTTTACTCTTACCTTGCCCAGATAGAGATACAGAGAGGAAATGATGATAAAGCGATGGAGTATCTCAACAAAATAACGAAAGGAGGAGATTACAAGTATTACTATAACTTAGGTAAGATAATGCTTAATGCCAAAAACTACCAGCTTGCAATACAGAACTTCTCAAAAGCTCTTGAGGAAAACAAATATCTGGTTGATGCTTATTATCTAAGATCAAAAGCATATGAAGCTTTAGGGAGCTACAGGGAAGCTCTTGAGGATCTGAAAAAAGCAGCGATGCTAACCCCGGAAGAAAAAAAGTTTTTTACAGATATGGCAAAGGTTTACTTTAAAAAAGCAATGAAATATGCAGACGAAGGAGATATTCGGAAGGCTGCCGATCTTTTTGTTGAAGGTCTTAAGATAAACTACAACCTGAAGATAGAACCTGAGTATGAAAAAATCCTTGAAGAAGCTGCTAAAGATGCTATAAAAAACGGCGAATATCAGGAAGCTGTTACATATCTTGAATTTGCTGAAAGGGTTATAGACAACAGATGTGTTGATGAACAGCTTTCTTTTGAGGAATGTCTAAAAAGAAAAAATGAGATAAACTCTCTTATGAAACAGGCAGAAAAAGGACTTCCCCTAAAAGAAAGAATACTGAAAAAACTTAATGATATATACGCAAAGTAG
- the serS gene encoding serine--tRNA ligase, whose amino-acid sequence MLDIKLIRSNPDFVKERLSTRDKSYSKMIDEILAVDEERRSLIRELEDLKAEKNRISKQIGILFREGKIEEAEKAKEEVYAKNKKIDQLEKELKDVEKRFNHLLLSVPNIPHPSVPVGQDEEENVEIRRWGEPRKFDFEPLPHWEIGEKMGILDFERGAKLSGSRFTVMFGYAAKIERALINFMLDLHTKRHGYTEVWTPVLVKPEILTGTGQLPKFEEDLYKVCDEDLYLLPTAEVSLTNLHANEILKEEELPKYYTAYTPCFRREAGSHGKDVRGILRQHQFDKVELVKIVKPEDSYNELERLVNEAEKVLQLLELPYRVVELCTGDLGFSASKTYDIEVWVPSQNRYREISSCSNTEDFQARRAKIRYKDKDGKNRFVHTLNGSGLAVGRTLLAIMENYQRKDGGFDVPEVLKKYM is encoded by the coding sequence ATGTTAGACATAAAACTTATAAGATCAAACCCTGATTTTGTTAAAGAAAGACTTTCCACAAGAGATAAATCCTATTCAAAAATGATTGATGAGATACTTGCAGTTGATGAGGAAAGGAGAAGTCTGATAAGGGAGCTTGAAGACCTAAAAGCAGAAAAAAACAGGATATCCAAACAGATAGGTATTCTTTTCAGGGAAGGGAAAATAGAGGAAGCAGAAAAAGCAAAAGAAGAAGTCTATGCAAAAAACAAAAAGATAGATCAGCTTGAAAAAGAGCTTAAAGATGTTGAAAAAAGGTTTAACCATCTTTTGCTTTCTGTTCCAAATATCCCTCACCCTTCTGTTCCTGTAGGACAGGACGAGGAAGAAAATGTTGAGATAAGAAGATGGGGAGAACCAAGAAAATTTGATTTTGAGCCTCTACCCCACTGGGAGATTGGGGAAAAGATGGGAATTCTTGATTTTGAAAGAGGGGCAAAGCTATCAGGTTCAAGATTTACGGTTATGTTCGGATATGCTGCGAAGATTGAAAGAGCTTTAATAAACTTTATGCTTGATCTGCATACAAAAAGGCACGGATACACAGAAGTATGGACACCTGTTCTTGTAAAACCTGAAATATTAACGGGAACAGGACAGCTACCGAAGTTTGAAGAAGATCTTTATAAGGTGTGTGATGAGGATCTTTATTTATTACCAACAGCTGAGGTTTCTCTTACCAATCTTCATGCAAATGAGATACTGAAAGAGGAAGAACTTCCAAAATATTACACAGCCTATACACCCTGCTTCAGAAGGGAAGCAGGATCCCACGGCAAAGATGTAAGGGGAATACTAAGACAGCACCAGTTTGACAAAGTTGAGCTTGTAAAAATAGTTAAACCTGAAGATTCTTATAATGAGCTTGAAAGACTTGTAAATGAGGCTGAGAAAGTCCTTCAGCTTCTTGAACTACCTTACAGGGTTGTTGAACTGTGCACAGGCGATCTTGGATTTTCTGCCTCTAAAACATACGATATAGAGGTTTGGGTTCCTTCACAAAACAGATACAGGGAGATATCTTCCTGTTCAAACACCGAAGATTTTCAGGCAAGAAGGGCAAAAATAAGATACAAAGACAAAGATGGCAAAAACCGTTTTGTCCACACATTAAACGGCTCAGGTCTTGCAGTTGGGAGAACTCTCCTTGCGATAATGGAAAATTACCAGAGAAAAGACGGAGGATTTGATGTCCCTGAAGTTCTAAAAAAATACATGTAG